The following coding sequences lie in one Streptomyces venezuelae genomic window:
- the fabF gene encoding beta-ketoacyl-ACP synthase II: MNSTNHTVVVTGIGATTPLGGDAASTWEGLLAGRSGVSTLEQDWAAELPVRIAGQIAVEPGEVIPRPQARKLDRSAQFALIAAKEAWADAGFTAKAGEDSAVDPHRLGAVIASGIGGVTTLLDQYDVLKEKGVRRVSPHTVPMLMPNSPAANVGIELGAMSGVHTPVSACASGAEAIGYAIEMIRTGRADVVVAGGTEAAIHPLPIVAFGNMMAMSKNNDDPQGASRPYDADRNGFVLGEGAGVIVLESEEHAKARGAKIYAEAVGQGISADAHHITQPEPSGNGIAAALQNLLDSTDLKPAEIVHVNAHATSTPQGDVAEIKALRKAFGDDVDHMAIASTKSMTGHLLGGAGGVETVATVLALKHRMAPPTINIENLDPEVDADIIRNEARALPEGRIAALNDSFGFGGHNVVLAFRTV, translated from the coding sequence GTGAACTCGACCAATCACACCGTGGTCGTCACCGGTATCGGCGCAACCACACCGCTGGGTGGCGACGCAGCGTCGACGTGGGAGGGCCTGCTCGCGGGCCGCTCCGGCGTCAGCACGCTGGAGCAGGACTGGGCAGCCGAGCTGCCCGTCCGCATCGCCGGCCAGATCGCCGTGGAGCCGGGCGAGGTCATCCCCCGCCCGCAGGCCCGGAAGCTGGACCGGTCGGCGCAGTTCGCGCTGATCGCGGCCAAGGAGGCCTGGGCGGACGCCGGTTTCACCGCCAAGGCGGGCGAGGACTCCGCCGTGGACCCGCACCGTCTCGGTGCGGTCATCGCCTCCGGCATCGGCGGCGTGACCACGCTTCTCGACCAGTACGACGTGCTGAAGGAGAAGGGCGTACGCCGCGTCTCCCCGCACACCGTGCCGATGCTGATGCCCAACTCCCCGGCGGCCAACGTCGGCATCGAGCTGGGCGCCATGTCGGGCGTCCACACCCCGGTGTCGGCCTGCGCCTCGGGCGCGGAGGCCATCGGCTACGCGATCGAGATGATCCGCACCGGCCGCGCCGACGTCGTCGTCGCGGGCGGCACGGAGGCGGCGATCCACCCGCTGCCGATCGTCGCGTTCGGCAACATGATGGCGATGTCGAAGAACAACGACGACCCGCAGGGCGCCTCGCGTCCCTACGACGCCGACCGCAACGGCTTCGTGCTCGGCGAGGGCGCCGGCGTGATCGTCCTGGAGTCCGAGGAGCACGCCAAGGCCCGCGGCGCGAAGATCTACGCGGAGGCCGTCGGCCAGGGCATCTCGGCCGACGCGCACCACATCACGCAGCCCGAGCCGTCCGGCAACGGCATCGCCGCGGCGCTGCAGAACCTGCTCGACTCGACCGACCTCAAGCCCGCCGAGATCGTGCACGTGAACGCGCACGCGACCTCGACGCCGCAGGGTGACGTCGCGGAGATCAAGGCGCTGCGCAAGGCGTTCGGCGACGACGTGGACCACATGGCGATCGCCAGCACCAAGTCGATGACGGGTCACCTGCTCGGTGGCGCCGGCGGCGTGGAGACCGTGGCGACGGTCCTCGCGCTGAAGCACCGGATGGCCCCGCCGACGATCAACATCGAGAACCTCGACCCGGAGGTCGACGCGGACATCATCCGCAACGAGGCCCGCGCGCTGCCCGAGGGCAGGATCGCGGCGCTGAACGACTCGTTCGGCTTCGGCGGTCACAACGTCGTCCTGGCGTTCCGGACCGTCTGA
- a CDS encoding DUF3145 domain-containing protein: MTTRGVLYVHSAPRALCPHVEWAVAGVLGARVSLDWIRQPAAPGTWRSEFSWQGSVGTASKLASALRGWDLLRFEVTAEPCAGAEGERYSATPELGIYHAVTGMHGDILIPEDRLRAALARSQRGESDLEAELAKLLGKPWDDELEPFRYAGEGAPVRWLHQVV; this comes from the coding sequence GTGACGACACGTGGAGTTCTGTACGTGCACTCCGCTCCGCGCGCGCTGTGCCCACACGTCGAGTGGGCCGTCGCGGGCGTGCTCGGCGCGCGTGTGAGCCTCGACTGGATCAGGCAGCCCGCCGCGCCGGGCACCTGGAGATCCGAATTCTCCTGGCAGGGCTCGGTGGGCACCGCCTCCAAGCTCGCCTCCGCCCTGCGCGGCTGGGATCTGCTGCGCTTCGAGGTCACGGCGGAACCCTGCGCCGGCGCCGAGGGCGAGCGGTACAGCGCCACGCCCGAGCTCGGCATCTACCACGCCGTCACCGGAATGCACGGCGACATCCTGATCCCCGAGGACCGGCTCCGCGCCGCGCTGGCCCGCTCGCAGCGCGGCGAGAGCGACCTGGAGGCGGAACTCGCCAAGCTCCTCGGCAAGCCCTGGGACGACGAACTCGAACCCTTCAGATACGCGGGCGAGGGCGCACCCGTGCGGTGGCTCCACCAAGTGGTCTGA
- a CDS encoding SGNH/GDSL hydrolase family protein translates to MRNRRRRSRAVVALATAALLCGGALTACDAQGGNSGAPGGSSAPRKPSPKPTPAWDTSPRSLAAVGDSITRGFDACSVLSDCPEASWATGTDTEVDSLATRLLGKGRAASHSWNHAKTGARMADLTGQVERAAADRPELVTVMTGANDACRPTAASMTPVGEFRADFEEALRTLRRELPKAQVYVASVPDLKRLWSQGRTNPLGKQVWKLGICASMLADPDDLDAAATRRRASVQDRVVAYNKVLEDVCDKDRRCRYDGGAVFDYRFDGDQLSHWDWFHPSKNGQARLAEIAYRQVTSRKPVA, encoded by the coding sequence ATGCGGAACCGCAGGCGCCGGTCGCGCGCCGTCGTCGCCCTCGCGACGGCGGCTCTGCTCTGCGGCGGGGCGCTGACCGCGTGCGACGCGCAGGGCGGGAACTCGGGGGCGCCGGGCGGCTCGTCCGCGCCCCGCAAGCCGTCGCCGAAACCCACCCCCGCGTGGGACACCTCGCCTCGCTCGCTGGCCGCGGTCGGCGACTCCATCACGCGCGGCTTCGACGCGTGCTCGGTGCTGTCCGACTGCCCCGAGGCGTCCTGGGCGACCGGCACGGACACCGAGGTCGACAGCCTGGCGACGCGACTGCTCGGGAAGGGGCGGGCCGCGTCGCACAGTTGGAACCACGCGAAGACCGGCGCCCGTATGGCGGATCTGACCGGGCAGGTCGAGCGGGCCGCCGCGGACCGTCCCGAGCTGGTGACGGTGATGACGGGCGCCAACGACGCGTGCCGTCCGACGGCCGCCTCGATGACGCCGGTCGGCGAGTTCCGCGCCGACTTCGAGGAGGCGCTGCGCACACTGCGCCGCGAGCTGCCGAAGGCGCAGGTGTACGTGGCGTCGGTGCCGGACCTGAAGCGGCTCTGGTCGCAGGGGCGGACGAACCCGCTGGGCAAGCAGGTGTGGAAGCTGGGCATCTGCGCCTCCATGCTGGCCGACCCCGACGACCTGGACGCCGCGGCGACGCGGCGGCGCGCGTCGGTGCAGGACCGCGTGGTCGCGTACAACAAGGTCCTCGAAGACGTGTGCGACAAGGACCGGCGCTGCCGTTACGACGGCGGGGCGGTCTTCGACTACCGCTTCGACGGCGACCAGTTGAGCCACTGGGACTGGTTCCACCCCAGCAAGAACGGCCAGGCGCGGCTCGCGGAGATCGCATACCGGCAGGTGACGTCGCGGAAGCCGGTGGCGTAG